One segment of Solanum stenotomum isolate F172 chromosome 1, ASM1918654v1, whole genome shotgun sequence DNA contains the following:
- the LOC125873822 gene encoding protein REVERSION-TO-ETHYLENE SENSITIVITY1-like, producing MLPRRFPQMDANSRNGGERDDASRGILHDLLPLNEIDPSTQKFPCCLVWTPLPVVSWLAPFVGHVGICREDGTIVDFSGDNMIHVGQLFYGTVAKYYQVDRQQCCFARNFGGHTCRQGYVHAVFGTAISWDDAVQLSRRTFEYRNFSVFSCNGHSFAANCLNRLSFRGSMRWNMISVGALIMFRGKWVNRWSILRSFLPFIGMLCFGYLMIGWMFPIGLLSFVLATFGWYVMICYCCKIEDDD from the exons ATGCTTCCAAGAAGATTTCCTCAGATGGATGCTAATTCTAGGAATGGAGGTGAGAGGGATGATGCTTCGCGAGGAATTCTGCATGACTTATTGCCACTAAATGAAATTGATCCAAGCACTCAAAAGTTCCCTTGTTGCCTTGTTTGGACTCCTCTCCCTGTGGTTTCTTGGCTTGCACCTTTTGTTGGACATGTTGGCATATGCAGGGAGGATGGTACCATTGTGGATTTTTCTGGAGATAACATGATTCATGTTGGTCAGCTCTTCTATGGAACTGTAGCCAAATACTATCAGGTAGACAGACAGCAG TGCTGTTTTGCTCGCAACTTTGGTGGACACACATGCCGTCAGGGTTACGTACATGCTGTATTTGGGACAGCAATAAGTTGGGATGATGCTGTTCAGTTGTCTAGGCGCACCTTTGAGTACAGAAACTTCAGCGTTTTCAGTTGCAACGGCCACTCATTTGCTGCTAATTGCCTGAACCGGCTATCATTTAGAGGATCAATGCGCTGGAACATGATTAGCGTTGGAGCTCTTATAATGTTTAGGGGAAAGTGGGTCAATCGCTGGTCAATCTTGAGATCATTTCTGCCTTTCATTGGGATGCTTTGCTTCGGCTATTTAATGATTGGATGGATGTTTCCAATTGGTCTGCTCTCCTTTGTTCTTGCGACTTTTGGATGGTATGTCATGATCTGTTACTGTTGCAAGATTGAGGATGATGATTAG